The DNA segment CAAATTGAAGATTCCCAGTGCAGCCAGGTCTTCCTCTTACTCTGCTTCacgcggcgggtactgcgtcgcatactttcagagcttgaAGGTTTTCTTCCGaaattcgccgttgccaatccGCAAAGGATttttccgcagaatctttctctcgaaaactcataacggcgatagcagggcgggaataataagggacttatagagttgaGCTTtgatcgtcgagagaggacttacttctcaattgcataATCAggccgaaatagcacctgttggcaagagttattctgcgttgcatttcgaggctgacgttgttgttaatgttaatgCTGGGAGACAAAATAAtcaacgacttcgaagttatgactgtcaagtcAAGAGCCAAGTCgaaagtgcgacgactgtttgtttgatgacaggagataattcgtcttgccctcgttgactagcagacccatttgctccgctgccttatccagtctgaagaaaataaaattaacggcgcggttgtcgaggccaatgatatcaatatcatcggcgtacgccagcagttgtaaaCTCTTATGGAAGATAGTACAttccctatttagttctgcagctcgaataattttctccaaaagtgGATTGAAGCagtcacacgaaagggagtcgccttttctgaaacatcatttgatatcgaacgactcggagtgtttcttcccgatcctgacggagcttttagtattgCTAAAACGTTAGtattgcgggaataccaaattcagacataaagTCAGCTCCTTCTCGCGATTTCAAGAGCAGCCTTGAAACCGACGAAGAGGTGCTATGTGCCACTCCTCTTTTAACGGGTACTTTCTGGGTGTTCTATAAGAGTATGTTTcagtcttgaaatcttctgttagTCCCCGCATCGTTTCGTAGAGTTCTCAAGCAATACCCCTGTCTTTCAGCTGGTCAAGCTCATTGCACTCACTTTGTACTTGTACATCTCGGCCTCttccttttttgtctgcaaatgcatctcgtttctctcttcaactctcggtatctatcccatcaaGCACGCATTGTGGTTGATTGTAACGTTGCGGCTAGGTAAGCAGTCTATTTACTTTGGATAAAGATTACATCGAAGCCCAAACACATATTTTCATTCAAACAAACGTGCTTTCATTGGTTGACCAAGGAATTTTCAGCTCAAGTACAGAACATGCGCTTATAACAACGTCAAACGCATTTCACCTGAATATTTGCGGAACTAAATATTTAGACGTTAACCATATATGTTAAAAACCGTTAAATTATCGTAGCATTCCGCATATTTTGCAAGTCACTACTAACAGAGCTGCATAAATGACGAAATGTGTAAGTCTATACatacaaaattgtatttttgttcaGTTGTGTTCTACGCCGACAATTCGTAATCATTTAGTTGATTTAAATTGTTtatcttttttgctttttggatTAGCACCGCCAAGTGGGCCGCAACATTTCGTAATATGCATCACACGTTTCGTTCGGTATAGTTGCGCATGCGCGAAATGAGTAAATGGGCAAATGCTAGACGGGCCCCCAATTGGCGGACATttactattatacatatatacaaacatacagacgATCATGTATTGTTGTATCTTAgaagttattttttatgatttattatatttttctttgtaatttttgtttctttttttttttgtgaaaatatttattaatttccttAAAACCTGTGGTTGGAACTGCTGATTTGGGACGACTCTTTTATGTAATAATCGCTCAAATCTaccgatatacatatttatgtttttggaAACACGATCTTATTCCACCGTGGCATTGAAGTGTTAGTTAAAAAAGTTCTAGCACGCAGAACAACTCATTTGCAATCGCCGAACAAATCTAAATTCTTCAGGACCGAGTGAATGACTATGtacttttttaatgattttaaatatatttattttattttattttacttttacgaCTTTTGGCTTCGAAAATGTAGAATATTCTTTGACCGTTGTTAAACTGCTCCAAATTTTCGCTACAAATTTTATCGCCgctattaattaaatattcttttatatgtttattttgaGTATACAACAGTCCACGCTAACAGTTTGCGCATAATAAGGCACGTCTCCGTTTTCTGCAGGAAATTTGCTGAATTTAACCAGCATCGCAATTCTTTAATTACTTACGTTTTCATCtatcacatatttttttcttttgctatgACTAATACATTTTAACCGCAGATGATCTTTGTAAAACTTTCCCATTCCAAGTACTTAAAAGACAAGCATATGGATAACATTACATCACGGTTTCAGAGGTAAAAGCGAATCACTCCAAGAAAGCGTATTGTACATGTATTCCAGAGGCTTAAAAGTTCGTTTCACGAGAACACTAGAATTGGGAACATTCTCACgttaatgaatatatgtatatctatataatcGCCTTCAAAATATCCTGTCGAGTAAGCCGCGGCTGGAATGGCTTTCGgtgctttcagcgaattttgtttccTTCGGTGTCTGCTGATTTTTTGAGCGTCTTTCCTTATATTGTTgaacagtttcgacgtcatattcatgaACCCACATCTGGTCACCAGCAATGATGAGTTTAATGAATGTAATGTCCTCAGCCGTGTTGCCAAACATCTCTCTTGAgacctctactcgacgtcgtCTTTGCAAATATTCATGTGTTTttgtgcaacttcttcaatctactcttggagaaaataattcgagctgcagagctgaatcgagaaggcacaatcttttataagagtgtacagctgctggcgtatgcgaTATCATCGGTCTCAATACCCgcggcgttagttctgctttctccagactggataaaaaagtgaagcaaatgggtaCTGTactgaacgagggcaagacaaaatatctcctgtcatcaaacaaacggttgtcgcactcgcgacttgactcccacctcactgttgacagtcataacttggaagttgtagataatttcgcgtatcttggaatcagtattaacaccaacaacaatgtcagcctcgaaatccaacgcagaataactcttgccaacaggtgctgcttcggactgagtaggcaattgagaagtaaaatcttCTCTCGTCGAACAatgaccaaactctacaagtcactatCATccacgtcctgctatatggtgcagaggcatcgCCGACGGCAACATCTAATGactcggcgttacgagttttcgagagaaacaGCAACAGTTTCGAGGCaacagcgaataccgcagtcgatggaaagatgagctgtatgagttatacgacgacattggcgtagttcagcgaattaagagacaacggatacgctggctaggtcatgtcgtccgaatggataaaaacactccaactttgagagtattcgacgcagtactcgccggtgTAAGCAGAGGAaagggaagacctccactcagttGGAAAGACCAAATGGAGAAGGATTTGGCTACACtttgaatctccaattggcgcgaaacagcgaaaaggaagaactacTGGCGCGCTTGTTGTTAACAACCACGTCTATGAtagtaaataagaagaagaaccaAAATATTAACGAAAATGTGTTAGATCGACCCATTTTGAGTTCCTTAGTAACTCTCTGTTTATAACACGATGTTCAAGCACTGTTTATTTACATCTGTCGATGTTATTGTCATTAACAAAGACTTCTCAAAAAActtcttcaacattttcaacgattctgTAGCCGTGATTATATAGCAAACTCAATTTCAAGCAAAACTAATCAAATGGTATGTTCTTCAGTTAGACCTGAAAACCCATGAAGACCCATTCACAAAAGTCAAACAACTTGTTTCTGAGAtaccttttgaaatttttaaaatttgataaaaagcCATTTCTGGTGAAACACTTCTTTCGctctaaacaaaaaaattcttgtgGCAAAATTGGAAATCTACTCCAGGCAAAACTGTCATTCACAAGTGGTTTGAtcatcaagaaaatatataaaataagaatatgtaaagaaattttttgtaatagtCGTTAACCGAAATtaataatcaataatttttttattattttttttttaatcaaacttaTTGAAAAAAGCAGAGAATTTAACGgaaattaatggaaaaataatttattggcTATTTGGGAAAAGGAGGGAGTACTTTTgatgagtaaaaaatatttatctcgcTTATTTTggctaaatatttgaaaaggaccccaaatttcaaatcaaaatatttgcatttttaaaaaattcgattatttttttattcattgaaatttcaactttttgttggtataaaaaatgtatatattgtgATGATAACTTTTCCTAAAACAACTCAAAAAACCCCAATAAACGATACGTTAgatgttatgtgaaaaaaagtaaatataaaaatgtaaacaacttaatgggttacatggatttacgggtttcaaaaaatcgattattgtttattgtcttattaaattctacaacacctctagaatattgtaatttttcaagttaatccgagtaatagtttcggagatacagctttaAGAACGTGTACGCTCGAGGCTAACTTTTATTCACACTCAAATTCAAGTctttaaatgtgtttttctcgaaactgtgttttcgaagtcgGGTTTCAgaatttctcgagaactactcaagcGATCTTCGCGAATTTTACACATGTCTTTGAGATACAACTCAACGAAGGAGTTTTTTAATtagaactttttgaaaaaaaaaatgtcgcgaaatttttattgaaattcagtTTTTTGCACTGCTTCCCCCCTCCCTTTCCAACCTCAGATCATCCGTGAAttattttcctttcatttttattatatttcttcctACCGTTATTTCTTCACTGTTTACATAATTGTTTCCGGTTATatgattttcaaaacaattagtTCAGAAGTATATGTGGGTCATcgcaaataaacataaacaaattatttcaagGTTGGGAGAAACCACAAATAGCCACCTTCAGTAAATCACATCAGTattatacatgtgtgtatgtgtgacctggtctacgaaaagggggcttaggtgtcaaaaaaaggagaacaattaatgagataacgataaactgacgattatttttaacagcttttcccagaaaactagttttcgcacgttagcccccttttggtagaccaggtcacatataaatatttttattatcaaacaCTACGCACTTTATTTACttaatatgtaaacatttttcatatcacAAGACACAATATAGTATTTTTCTatctattatatgtatgtatatcacgcTCATCCGATCGGATTGAACGGCTGTCCTGGGTATGGCCTCGCGCCCACAAATGCATACGGCTGCGGATTGACCACACGTGCTATATCGCTAAAGGTGCGTCCGGTGCGACGATTGTTGCCACGCCTATCGCGTCCATATTGATCGTAGCCATATTGCCCCTGCCCACTGTAAGCGCCGCCGTAATAGCCATAATCGGCGCCATAATAGCCGCTAACCTCTTGCTGATAACCCCTAATGGCCTTGGCGAGTGGCCACGAGTAACCGGAACAAATTTCCGCAACATTCGCCAAAAGTATAAACAATATTGTAAACAACAGCAGCTTCatgtttatttcgttttttatttatttattgattagtGCTTAAGTGTAGCAACCGGCTGGATGTAGTACTTTTCAAGATCACAGCAGCTTCTCGACTATCAACTAGCGTAGAACG comes from the Bactrocera neohumeralis isolate Rockhampton chromosome 2, APGP_CSIRO_Bneo_wtdbg2-racon-allhic-juicebox.fasta_v2, whole genome shotgun sequence genome and includes:
- the LOC126754451 gene encoding uncharacterized protein LOC126754451, with amino-acid sequence MKLLLFTILFILLANVAEICSGYSWPLAKAIRGYQQEVSGYYGADYGYYGGAYSGQGQYGYDQYGRDRRGNNRRTGRTFSDIARVVNPQPYAFVGARPYPGQPFNPIG